Proteins encoded in a region of the Isosphaeraceae bacterium EP7 genome:
- a CDS encoding thiamine phosphate synthase, which produces MTEGFTAGADRALRRAGARASRRGNGLVTPADLLAALADEEESRAVSWLSEAGIAPTQLLDLLGVEGEPGSDAPEEESALPHALDLRAVLSDATSRARQLDRTVQVGTEHLLVAILASVPELSRQIEGLGVDPILWIDRLRDESTGDSSPIPLDSDIPPLDLGEPGLSTDLLRLVDASANRVREGLRVVEDYVRFVLDDASLSRRLKEIRHRFAEACRGLDAEGLTAARDTTGDVGTHIMTASEQSRESPRAVLTANFKRIQEALRTLEEYSKLADVWLAGRFEVLRYDAYTLEKRTIAAVVAHRELGEACLMVLVGGLPTLGDLTWVVGEALAGGADVIQLREKDLSDREWLTRAREVRILTAKARARLIVNDRPDLARLSGADGVHLGQDDVTVRDARRVFGTAGLVGVSTHEIADVERALLDGASYLGVGPVFDSGTKSFDSFAGLEFVRQVAETTTVPWFAIGGIDEENVGAVIEAGARRIAVSGAVVRAEYPRKAVATLRAALDAAR; this is translated from the coding sequence ATGACCGAGGGATTCACCGCAGGCGCCGACAGGGCCCTCAGACGCGCCGGCGCGCGGGCCAGCCGCAGGGGCAACGGCCTGGTCACGCCCGCCGACCTGCTCGCAGCGCTTGCCGATGAGGAAGAGAGCCGGGCCGTCTCCTGGCTCAGTGAGGCCGGCATTGCGCCGACGCAACTCCTGGATCTTCTGGGAGTTGAGGGGGAACCCGGGTCGGACGCGCCCGAGGAGGAATCGGCCCTCCCGCACGCCCTCGATCTCCGCGCCGTGCTATCCGACGCCACATCGAGGGCCCGCCAGCTCGACCGGACCGTCCAGGTTGGCACCGAGCACCTTCTGGTCGCGATCCTCGCCAGCGTCCCCGAATTGTCACGGCAGATCGAGGGACTTGGGGTCGACCCGATCCTCTGGATTGATCGACTCCGGGACGAGTCCACGGGCGATTCGAGCCCGATCCCCCTGGACTCCGATATCCCGCCCCTCGACCTGGGCGAGCCGGGCCTGAGCACCGACCTGTTGCGCCTGGTTGACGCCTCGGCCAACCGCGTCCGCGAAGGCCTTCGCGTGGTCGAAGACTACGTCCGGTTCGTGCTCGACGACGCGTCGCTCTCGCGCCGGCTGAAGGAGATCCGCCATCGCTTCGCCGAGGCCTGCCGGGGCCTCGATGCCGAGGGGCTCACCGCCGCGCGCGACACCACCGGCGACGTCGGCACGCACATCATGACGGCCTCGGAGCAGTCGCGCGAGAGCCCCAGGGCCGTGCTTACCGCCAACTTCAAACGCATCCAGGAGGCGTTGCGCACGCTTGAGGAATACTCCAAGCTGGCCGACGTCTGGCTCGCCGGCCGGTTCGAGGTCCTGCGCTACGACGCCTACACCCTGGAGAAGCGGACCATCGCCGCCGTCGTCGCCCATCGCGAATTGGGCGAAGCTTGCTTGATGGTTCTCGTCGGCGGCCTGCCCACGCTGGGCGACCTGACCTGGGTGGTCGGCGAGGCCCTCGCCGGCGGCGCGGACGTGATCCAGCTCCGCGAGAAGGACCTGTCCGATCGCGAGTGGCTGACTCGGGCGCGAGAGGTCCGGATCCTCACGGCCAAGGCACGGGCCAGGCTCATCGTCAATGACCGACCCGACCTCGCCCGCCTGTCCGGCGCCGATGGCGTTCATCTGGGGCAGGACGACGTGACCGTCCGCGACGCCCGACGCGTCTTCGGAACCGCCGGCCTGGTGGGCGTGTCGACGCACGAGATCGCCGACGTCGAGCGTGCCCTGCTCGATGGCGCGAGTTACCTGGGAGTCGGCCCCGTGTTTGATTCCGGGACCAAGTCGTTCGACAGCTTCGCCGGCCTGGAATTCGTCCGGCAGGTGGCCGAGACGACGACGGTCCCCTGGTTCGCGATCGGCGGGATCGACGAGGAGAACGTCGGAGCGGTGATCGAGGCCGGGGCCCGGCGCATCGCCGTCAGCGGTGCCGTCGTCCGCGCCGAGTATCCCCGCAAGGCCGTCGCCACGCTCCGGGCCGCCCTGGACGCGGCCCGCTGA
- the ricT gene encoding regulatory iron-sulfur-containing complex subunit RicT: MANTYVVRYGQMRVLGEFHGVEGQEHPRGQQVVIETDRGTELGEVLCPATDRTAFFLQNPIAGQVSRAATEGDLAASRRLLEVQARAMETGREMIAQARLQMDLVDVEAILGGERLVFYYLAEKRVDFRELVKNLARSFQTRIEMRQIGVRDEAKLLADYGDCGKPVCCNTHLSRMPPVSMRMAKIQKTTLDPSKISGRCGRLKCCLRYEFDTYQAHERELPPVGARVITERGQGRVLALEILARTMIVEYEDRRRVVVQPGEILGVEHSKSRTTSREEDDDRAEP; this comes from the coding sequence ATGGCGAATACGTACGTCGTCCGGTATGGCCAGATGCGAGTGCTCGGCGAGTTCCACGGGGTCGAAGGCCAGGAGCATCCTCGCGGGCAGCAGGTGGTCATCGAGACCGACCGGGGGACGGAGCTGGGCGAGGTGCTCTGCCCGGCCACGGACCGGACGGCCTTCTTCCTGCAGAACCCGATCGCTGGGCAGGTGTCCAGGGCGGCCACCGAGGGCGATCTCGCCGCGTCGAGGCGGCTGCTCGAGGTTCAGGCCAGGGCGATGGAGACGGGACGCGAGATGATCGCCCAGGCCAGGCTCCAGATGGACCTGGTCGACGTCGAGGCAATCCTCGGCGGCGAGCGGCTGGTTTTCTATTATCTGGCCGAGAAGCGGGTCGACTTCCGCGAGCTGGTCAAGAACCTGGCGCGGAGCTTCCAGACCCGGATCGAGATGCGGCAGATCGGCGTGCGAGACGAGGCGAAGCTGCTGGCCGACTACGGCGACTGCGGCAAGCCGGTCTGCTGCAACACGCATCTGTCACGGATGCCGCCGGTCTCGATGCGGATGGCCAAGATCCAGAAGACGACGCTCGACCCGTCGAAGATCTCGGGGCGGTGCGGGCGGCTGAAGTGCTGCCTCCGCTACGAGTTCGACACCTATCAGGCCCACGAGCGTGAGCTGCCGCCGGTCGGCGCCCGGGTCATCACCGAGCGCGGACAGGGGCGTGTGCTGGCGCTTGAGATCCTCGCTCGCACGATGATCGTGGAATATGAGGATCGGCGGAGGGTCGTCGTCCAGCCGGGCGAGATCCTCGGCGTCGAGCATTCGAAGTCGCGTACGACGTCCAGGGAAGAGGACGATGATCGCGCCGAACCGTGA
- a CDS encoding DUF1559 domain-containing protein produces the protein MRLRASVRRGFTLIELLVVISIIAVLIALLLPAVQSAREAARRAQCINNLKQIGLACHNYGDINGIFPSQVGGIPTWFLQSDYRTSWMVQILPMIEQTNLFNAYNFAADRAAYSATNTTVMATPINGYVCPSYPGPVLQQGQSDWNGYAGTIGTAPATWFIAGTCYKGNLGDNTTGPFPGSNNAYGDLNGTQPTATGIFWRAQMVVSIPSITDGTSNTLLTGEALPNTCNWNAWSESNSSVATTSIPINQKVNKDRGNPGYCYGFRSQHPGGMNVGMCDGSVRFLKETISPLVYRGISTRAGGEVLSSDAY, from the coding sequence ATGAGACTTCGGGCATCCGTCCGTCGGGGATTCACCCTGATCGAGCTGCTGGTGGTGATCTCCATCATCGCCGTCCTGATCGCTCTTTTACTGCCAGCGGTCCAGTCGGCACGCGAGGCGGCCCGCCGCGCGCAATGCATCAACAACCTGAAGCAAATCGGCCTGGCGTGCCACAATTATGGCGACATCAATGGGATCTTCCCGTCGCAGGTCGGCGGAATTCCGACCTGGTTCCTCCAGTCGGACTACCGGACGAGCTGGATGGTCCAGATCCTGCCGATGATCGAGCAGACGAACCTGTTCAACGCCTACAACTTCGCGGCGGACCGGGCGGCGTACTCGGCCACCAACACGACGGTGATGGCCACCCCGATCAACGGCTACGTCTGCCCGAGCTACCCCGGCCCGGTCCTCCAGCAGGGGCAGTCCGACTGGAATGGCTATGCGGGGACGATCGGGACGGCCCCGGCCACCTGGTTCATCGCGGGTACCTGCTACAAGGGGAACCTGGGCGACAACACGACGGGACCATTCCCGGGCTCGAATAATGCCTACGGCGACCTGAACGGCACCCAGCCGACGGCCACCGGCATCTTCTGGCGTGCCCAGATGGTGGTGAGCATCCCCTCGATCACCGACGGGACTAGCAACACTCTCCTGACCGGCGAGGCCCTGCCCAACACCTGCAACTGGAACGCCTGGTCGGAGAGCAACTCGTCGGTCGCCACGACCTCGATCCCGATCAATCAGAAGGTCAACAAAGATCGGGGGAACCCCGGCTACTGCTACGGGTTCCGCAGCCAGCACCCCGGCGGGATGAACGTCGGCATGTGCGACGGCTCGGTCAGGTTCCTCAAGGAGACGATCAGCCCGCTCGTCTACCGGGGGATCAGCACCCGCGCCGGCGGCGAGGTCCTGAGCTCGGATGCGTACTGA
- a CDS encoding isochorismatase family protein yields the protein MTSFERLTHQHAALLIVDLQGKLLAKIPARDEVVGNAARLIDGAGLLEIPVVATEQYPQGLGPSVAAIADRVAHRLSKTNFHCGEVPELVLLIAERSLRHITLAGIEAHICVAQTALELMRLGLTVQVAADAVASRHQVDYEFALRRLERAGVVVSTTEAILFEWTESSRHPNFKAISALVKDRGAAANMEVSSQARD from the coding sequence TTGACGTCCTTTGAACGGCTCACTCACCAGCACGCGGCCTTGCTCATCGTCGACCTCCAAGGCAAGTTGCTGGCGAAGATCCCGGCTCGCGACGAGGTCGTCGGTAACGCGGCCCGGCTGATCGACGGGGCCGGCCTGCTCGAGATTCCGGTCGTCGCCACCGAGCAATACCCCCAGGGCCTCGGCCCGTCGGTGGCGGCCATCGCCGATCGCGTGGCCCACCGGCTTTCCAAGACGAATTTCCACTGCGGGGAAGTCCCCGAGCTGGTCCTCCTGATCGCGGAACGGTCGTTACGCCACATCACGCTCGCGGGCATCGAGGCCCATATCTGCGTGGCCCAGACCGCCCTGGAACTGATGAGACTCGGCCTGACCGTCCAGGTCGCCGCCGACGCCGTCGCATCGCGTCACCAGGTCGACTACGAATTCGCCCTGCGCCGCCTGGAGCGGGCCGGCGTCGTCGTCTCCACCACCGAGGCGATCCTCTTCGAATGGACCGAGTCTTCGAGGCATCCCAATTTCAAGGCGATCAGCGCCCTGGTGAAAGACCGCGGGGCCGCCGCTAACATGGAAGTTTCCTCGCAAGCCCGAGACTGA
- a CDS encoding DUF1559 domain-containing protein yields MNRNVRRGFTLIELLVVISIIAVLIALLLPAVQAAREAARRAQCINNLKQVGLAMHNYHSAIGSFPMTSTTAIAEPGGGPTSWGTWSAHSLLLPYLEQKPIYDNINFNWTSWYGTGGLQNLTVFTLKLNAFVCPSDGLTGQENTNNYFGSVGTTSGFMNNADSTGIYAFGRTYGISNISDGTSNTIAYSEALVSTTPGTAKQTKWRDGPAAGSDGGAAYRLLDATQNLPALLQDFQTCNTNFTTTPNYGQRGYRWGLGGLGETLFQTLIPPNSTNYPWNSCRLDCPGCGALQTGYFNASSNHPGGVNVTMADGSVKFIKSTVNQQTYWALGTKAGGEVISSDGY; encoded by the coding sequence ATGAACCGAAACGTACGACGCGGCTTCACCCTGATTGAGCTGCTGGTGGTCATCTCCATCATCGCGGTGCTCATCGCATTGCTACTTCCCGCCGTCCAGGCGGCTCGCGAGGCGGCCAGGCGTGCCCAGTGCATCAACAATCTCAAGCAGGTTGGCCTGGCCATGCATAATTATCACAGCGCAATCGGCTCGTTCCCGATGACCAGCACGACGGCGATCGCCGAACCCGGCGGCGGGCCGACCAGCTGGGGGACCTGGAGCGCGCACTCCTTGCTTCTGCCCTATCTCGAACAGAAGCCGATCTACGACAACATCAACTTCAACTGGACGAGCTGGTATGGAACCGGTGGGTTGCAGAACCTCACCGTCTTCACGCTCAAGTTGAATGCCTTCGTCTGCCCCTCCGATGGGTTGACCGGCCAGGAGAACACGAACAACTATTTCGGCTCGGTCGGCACGACCTCCGGCTTCATGAACAACGCCGACTCGACCGGGATTTACGCGTTCGGGCGGACTTACGGCATCTCGAACATCAGCGACGGGACGTCGAACACGATCGCCTATTCCGAGGCCCTTGTGTCGACCACTCCCGGCACTGCCAAGCAGACCAAGTGGCGTGATGGCCCCGCGGCTGGAAGCGACGGAGGGGCCGCTTATCGACTCCTCGACGCGACGCAGAACCTGCCGGCCCTCCTGCAAGATTTCCAGACCTGCAACACGAACTTCACGACCACGCCCAACTATGGGCAGCGGGGCTACCGCTGGGGCCTGGGCGGCCTGGGCGAGACGCTGTTCCAGACCCTGATCCCGCCGAACTCCACCAACTATCCCTGGAATTCGTGCCGGCTGGACTGCCCCGGCTGCGGAGCCCTTCAGACCGGCTACTTCAACGCCAGCAGTAACCATCCCGGCGGCGTCAACGTGACGATGGCCGATGGCAGCGTGAAGTTCATCAAGTCGACCGTCAACCAGCAGACCTACTGGGCACTCGGCACCAAGGCCGGCGGCGAAGTGATCAGCTCGGACGGCTACTAA
- a CDS encoding response regulator: protein MTDRPIEKPRLLVIERDSRAGASARDRLSDEFQITVARSMARALVLLREREFSGVYVDSTQLSAVRWAGVMIQADEILEAIADGVAVVDTDLNIVWVNPEFHLLVPPENDPIGRQFYRALGSPEIVGTEPCPFTTAVASRTTSATELRVNANRFLRVTVTPVFDRSGTLTHHIALTRDITSETLQQQKIDAIHKAGDELADLKPEELAEMGVEERTDLLKYNIARHMRDLLGLDFIEIRLLDRTNDRLVPLLTEGMTPRAATRELFARKEGNGVTGFVAATGLSYLCTDTANDPLYLEGAAGARSSLTVPLNYHGTVIGTLNVENGQPNAFDEKDRQFLEIYARNIAAAINTLELLQAEKIGAASASVEAISRELALPLDEIISDATTALDRYAGHDEDIIARLKHLLYRAREIRGLIHKAGSEVASEGKPPGERVLPKLAGSRVLVVDADEAVRRAAHQLLGRHGAIVETAQNAHEAIALARQTPYSAAMTDIRLPDLDGYEIFRRLREVQPGMPIIMMTGFGYDPAHAIVKARREGMQSVLYKPFRVDRLIEAIELAVRPPARPEEPPPAPPETPPPGGEGDAKDSPPSPPPSSPEPTSL, encoded by the coding sequence GTGACCGATCGTCCGATCGAAAAACCCCGGCTCCTCGTCATCGAGCGAGATTCCCGAGCCGGGGCTTCGGCCCGCGACCGCCTCTCCGACGAGTTTCAGATCACCGTCGCGCGGAGCATGGCCCGTGCGCTGGTCTTGCTGCGAGAACGCGAGTTCTCCGGCGTCTACGTCGACTCGACTCAATTGTCCGCGGTCCGATGGGCGGGCGTCATGATCCAGGCCGATGAGATCCTCGAGGCCATCGCCGACGGGGTCGCGGTGGTCGACACTGACCTGAACATCGTCTGGGTCAACCCCGAGTTCCACCTGCTGGTGCCGCCGGAGAACGACCCGATCGGCCGGCAGTTCTACCGGGCGCTGGGGTCTCCCGAGATCGTCGGCACCGAGCCCTGCCCGTTCACCACGGCGGTTGCCTCTCGCACCACGTCGGCCACCGAGCTGCGGGTGAACGCGAACCGGTTCCTGCGGGTGACGGTCACTCCGGTCTTCGACCGATCCGGGACGCTGACGCACCACATCGCCCTGACGCGTGACATCACGAGCGAGACGCTCCAGCAGCAGAAGATCGACGCCATCCACAAGGCGGGCGACGAGCTGGCCGACCTCAAGCCCGAAGAACTCGCCGAGATGGGGGTCGAGGAGCGCACCGACCTCCTGAAGTACAACATCGCCCGCCACATGCGCGACCTCCTGGGCCTCGACTTCATCGAGATCCGCCTGCTCGACCGGACCAACGACCGGCTGGTCCCCCTGCTGACCGAGGGGATGACCCCGCGCGCCGCGACCCGCGAGCTGTTCGCCCGCAAGGAGGGCAACGGAGTCACCGGCTTCGTCGCGGCTACCGGCCTGAGCTATCTCTGCACCGACACGGCCAACGACCCGCTCTACCTGGAAGGGGCCGCCGGGGCCCGCAGCTCGCTGACGGTCCCGCTGAACTATCACGGGACGGTCATCGGCACGCTGAACGTCGAGAATGGCCAGCCCAACGCGTTCGACGAGAAAGATCGGCAGTTCCTGGAGATTTACGCCCGCAATATCGCCGCGGCCATCAACACGCTGGAACTCCTCCAGGCCGAGAAGATCGGCGCCGCCAGCGCCTCGGTCGAGGCGATCAGCCGCGAGCTGGCGCTGCCGCTCGACGAGATCATCTCCGACGCCACCACGGCGCTCGACCGCTACGCGGGGCACGATGAGGACATCATCGCTCGGCTGAAGCACCTGCTTTATCGGGCCCGCGAGATCCGGGGCCTGATCCACAAGGCGGGCTCTGAGGTGGCCTCCGAGGGCAAGCCCCCCGGAGAGCGCGTGCTGCCGAAGCTCGCCGGCTCCCGGGTGCTGGTCGTCGACGCCGACGAGGCGGTCCGCCGCGCCGCCCACCAGCTTCTGGGGCGCCACGGTGCGATCGTCGAGACGGCCCAGAACGCCCACGAGGCCATCGCCCTGGCGAGGCAGACCCCTTACTCGGCGGCGATGACCGACATCCGCCTTCCCGACCTGGACGGCTACGAGATCTTCCGCCGGTTGCGCGAGGTCCAGCCCGGCATGCCGATCATCATGATGACCGGGTTCGGCTACGACCCGGCCCACGCCATCGTCAAGGCCCGGCGCGAGGGGATGCAGTCGGTCCTCTACAAGCCGTTCCGCGTGGACCGTCTGATCGAAGCCATCGAGCTGGCGGTCCGCCCGCCCGCTCGCCCGGAAGAACCCCCGCCCGCTCCCCCGGAAACGCCTCCGCCCGGCGGCGAAGGCGACGCGAAGGATTCGCCCCCGTCCCCGCCTCCTTCCTCGCCCGAGCCCACTTCCCTATGA
- a CDS encoding alanine--glyoxylate aminotransferase family protein, which translates to MAIADQPTSKTSIPRFHPSPRVLLGPGPSEAHPRVLEALGMPLLGHLDPEFIALMDETQGFLRQVFRTENRLTMAISGTGSAGMEAVVVNLIEPGDRMLVCVNGVFGGRMVDVAERSRAEVKSIERPYGEIFDPEEVRKAVKEFSPKVVGIVQAETSTGAWQPIEEIAKIAHEAGAMIAVDAVTSLGGIPVEVDAWGIDAIYSGTQKCLSCPPGLAPVSFNARAAEVIANRKTKVQSWYLDMSMIQRYWGSDRFYHHTAPISMNYALREALAVVLEEGLDARIARHKTNHLALKAGLAAIGIPYVTVEGHQLPQLNCVRIPAGIDDLAVRKRLLADWGIEIGGGLGSLKGQAWRIGLMGYGSRPENVDLVLRALATCLNDLGHKASPDEAAAAAESVYKQP; encoded by the coding sequence TTGGCCATCGCCGACCAGCCGACCTCGAAGACGTCGATCCCCCGGTTCCACCCCTCGCCACGGGTCCTGCTCGGCCCCGGGCCCAGCGAGGCCCATCCGCGCGTGCTCGAAGCCCTGGGCATGCCCCTGCTCGGCCACCTCGACCCCGAGTTCATCGCCCTGATGGACGAGACCCAGGGGTTCTTGCGCCAGGTCTTCCGCACCGAGAATCGCCTGACGATGGCCATCTCGGGCACCGGCTCGGCGGGGATGGAGGCGGTCGTCGTCAACCTGATCGAGCCCGGCGACCGGATGCTCGTCTGCGTCAACGGCGTCTTCGGCGGGCGGATGGTCGACGTCGCCGAGCGGAGCCGCGCCGAGGTCAAGTCGATCGAGCGGCCTTATGGCGAGATTTTCGACCCCGAGGAAGTCCGCAAGGCCGTCAAGGAATTCTCCCCCAAGGTCGTCGGCATCGTCCAGGCCGAGACGTCCACCGGCGCCTGGCAGCCGATCGAGGAGATCGCCAAGATCGCTCACGAGGCCGGCGCGATGATCGCCGTCGACGCCGTGACCAGCCTGGGGGGCATCCCCGTCGAGGTCGACGCCTGGGGCATCGACGCGATCTACTCGGGCACCCAGAAGTGCTTGAGCTGCCCGCCGGGCCTGGCCCCCGTCTCGTTCAACGCCAGGGCCGCCGAGGTCATCGCCAACCGCAAAACGAAGGTGCAGAGCTGGTACCTGGACATGTCGATGATCCAGCGCTACTGGGGAAGCGACCGCTTCTACCACCACACGGCCCCCATCAGCATGAACTACGCCCTGCGCGAGGCCCTGGCCGTCGTCCTGGAAGAAGGCCTCGACGCACGGATCGCCCGCCACAAGACCAACCACCTGGCCTTGAAGGCCGGCCTCGCCGCGATCGGGATCCCCTACGTCACGGTCGAAGGCCACCAACTGCCGCAGCTCAACTGCGTCCGGATTCCCGCCGGAATCGACGACCTGGCCGTGCGCAAGCGGCTCCTGGCCGACTGGGGCATCGAGATCGGCGGCGGTCTCGGTTCGTTGAAGGGGCAGGCCTGGCGGATCGGCCTGATGGGCTACGGGTCGAGGCCCGAGAACGTCGACCTCGTGCTGCGAGCCCTGGCCACCTGCCTGAACGACCTGGGCCACAAGGCGAGCCCCGACGAGGCCGCCGCCGCCGCCGAATCGGTCTACAAGCAGCCCTGA
- a CDS encoding metallophosphoesterase, with protein sequence MTSSLALLTDALALVGHGSVIIWTMNVTDGMGYDRPGSRFWPRVALLGLVAVGLALLGAMLAGWPGWALPLRVYSYACVVLAALVIPGLALVRGLRRKPAGIRGRTETLDFARLDGRDTLIGPGKRAWMLRLPANEALQLDVREWDLHVPGLPRALDGLAITHLTDLHFSPTYTRRYFDRVIDQVAGWDADLVLFTGDLADDDSAVDWVVPVLGRLEGRFGQFSILGNHDRRHHPARLRRSLKAAGYVDLEGTWTTLDVRGQALAVGGSSFPWGRMPTGRWPVDADFRLLMSHSPDLFPWAASREVDLILAGHNHGGQVRLPLLGPILMPSRFGRRYDRGFFASGRTRMYVSQGIGAKDPLRYGGCRPEVARIVLRASGMPAAGRTLLHEQLDESTIS encoded by the coding sequence ATGACCTCATCCCTCGCCTTGCTGACGGACGCGCTGGCCCTCGTCGGCCACGGGTCCGTTATCATCTGGACGATGAACGTCACCGACGGCATGGGCTACGATCGCCCGGGCTCTCGGTTCTGGCCTCGCGTCGCACTGCTCGGCCTCGTCGCGGTCGGCCTGGCTCTCCTCGGTGCCATGCTCGCCGGCTGGCCCGGCTGGGCCTTGCCGTTGCGGGTCTACTCGTATGCCTGCGTCGTCCTTGCGGCGCTGGTCATCCCCGGCCTCGCCCTGGTCCGTGGGCTGCGGCGCAAGCCGGCCGGGATTCGCGGCCGCACCGAGACACTCGACTTCGCCCGGCTCGACGGCCGCGACACGCTCATTGGCCCGGGCAAGCGGGCCTGGATGCTCCGGTTGCCGGCCAACGAGGCGCTGCAACTCGACGTCCGTGAGTGGGACCTCCACGTGCCGGGCCTGCCCCGGGCGCTCGACGGCCTGGCAATTACTCACCTGACCGACCTGCACTTCTCGCCGACCTACACCAGACGCTACTTCGACCGGGTGATTGATCAGGTCGCGGGCTGGGACGCCGACCTCGTCCTGTTCACCGGCGACCTGGCCGACGACGACTCGGCTGTCGACTGGGTCGTGCCGGTGCTGGGCCGGCTGGAGGGCCGATTCGGTCAATTCTCGATCCTGGGCAATCACGACCGTCGCCACCACCCGGCGCGGCTGCGGCGGTCGCTCAAGGCGGCCGGATACGTCGACCTCGAAGGGACCTGGACCACGCTCGACGTGCGAGGCCAGGCCCTGGCAGTCGGCGGATCGTCATTCCCCTGGGGCCGGATGCCCACCGGCCGCTGGCCGGTTGACGCCGACTTCAGGCTCCTGATGAGCCATTCCCCCGACCTCTTCCCCTGGGCCGCCTCCCGCGAAGTCGACCTCATCCTGGCCGGCCACAACCACGGAGGCCAGGTCCGGCTGCCGCTGCTCGGCCCGATCCTGATGCCCAGCCGATTCGGCCGCAGGTACGACCGAGGATTCTTCGCCAGCGGGCGGACCCGGATGTACGTCAGCCAGGGGATCGGGGCCAAAGACCCGCTGCGCTACGGCGGCTGCCGCCCCGAGGTCGCCCGGATCGTCCTGCGAGCCTCGGGCATGCCGGCGGCAGGTCGGACGTTGCTCCATGAGCAGCTCGATGAGTCGACGATCTCTTGA
- a CDS encoding Gfo/Idh/MocA family oxidoreductase — MIDRRRFLQTSAAGSLALGAAESRARAMVAGKKYKVGVIGCGWFGNYDLDRLRDVADVEVVSMCDVDSNLLNESADRMNAAQGKRPKTYADFREMLKPRELDIVIVATPDHWHALTMIAAVDSGADVYVEKPISHTVDEGKAMVAAARRTGRVVQVGTQRRSTPHIVKARDFLKEGHLGKVGLVKAYCYWHMRGDANPPDSAPPANLDYEMWTGPAPMRPYSVLTHPRQWRKFTEYCSGITGDMAVHMLDAARYLMGVRYPRSVSSSGGIYVEKKGKANTTDTQTITLDYGDLTAIWEHRTWGKQDDPKYGWGVNFYGDKGTLKVSIDEWDFIPEGDGKPVHMDFVRETVKPHEEGDANIIPGNRAHWRNFLEAIEARSRPVADIEEGHVSTTICHLGNISMKLGRSLAWDGAKERVIGDDEANALLRRDYRAPWVYPTV; from the coding sequence ATGATCGACCGGAGACGGTTCCTTCAGACTTCGGCGGCGGGGAGTCTGGCGCTGGGCGCGGCGGAAAGCCGGGCTCGGGCGATGGTCGCCGGCAAGAAGTACAAGGTCGGCGTGATCGGCTGCGGCTGGTTCGGCAATTACGACCTCGACCGGCTGCGCGATGTGGCCGACGTCGAGGTCGTCTCGATGTGCGACGTCGACTCGAACCTGCTCAATGAGAGCGCCGACCGGATGAACGCGGCGCAGGGCAAGCGGCCCAAGACCTACGCCGACTTCCGCGAGATGCTCAAGCCGCGCGAGCTGGACATCGTCATCGTGGCGACGCCCGACCACTGGCACGCCCTGACGATGATCGCCGCGGTCGATTCGGGGGCCGATGTTTACGTCGAGAAGCCGATCTCGCACACCGTCGACGAAGGCAAGGCGATGGTCGCCGCCGCCAGGCGCACCGGGCGGGTGGTGCAGGTGGGCACCCAGCGCCGGAGCACGCCGCACATCGTCAAGGCCCGCGACTTCCTGAAGGAAGGGCACCTGGGCAAGGTCGGGCTGGTCAAGGCGTACTGCTACTGGCACATGCGAGGCGACGCCAACCCGCCCGATTCCGCGCCACCGGCCAACCTCGACTACGAGATGTGGACCGGCCCCGCGCCCATGCGTCCCTACAGCGTGCTGACCCACCCCCGCCAGTGGCGCAAGTTCACCGAATATTGCAGCGGCATCACCGGCGACATGGCCGTGCACATGCTCGACGCCGCACGCTACCTGATGGGCGTCCGCTACCCGAGGTCGGTCAGCTCCAGCGGCGGGATTTACGTCGAGAAGAAGGGGAAGGCCAACACGACAGACACCCAGACGATCACGCTCGACTACGGCGACCTGACCGCCATCTGGGAGCATCGGACCTGGGGCAAGCAGGACGACCCCAAGTACGGCTGGGGCGTGAATTTCTACGGCGACAAGGGGACCTTGAAGGTTTCCATCGACGAGTGGGACTTCATCCCCGAAGGCGACGGCAAGCCAGTCCACATGGACTTCGTCCGCGAGACGGTCAAGCCTCACGAGGAGGGCGACGCCAACATCATCCCGGGCAACCGCGCCCACTGGCGGAACTTCCTGGAGGCGATCGAGGCCCGATCGAGGCCCGTCGCCGACATCGAAGAGGGGCACGTCTCGACGACGATCTGCCACCTCGGCAACATCTCGATGAAGCTCGGCCGATCCCTGGCCTGGGACGGCGCGAAAGAGCGGGTCATCGGCGACGACGAGGCCAACGCCCTGCTCCGCCGCGACTATCGGGCCCCTTGGGTCTACCCCACGGTCTGA